Sequence from the Paeniglutamicibacter cryotolerans genome:
GACGACTGGTCCTGGCCCAAGGGCAAGCTGGACCCCGGGGAAACGGCGCCCGAGGCCGCGACCCGCGAGGTGTTCGAGGAGATCGGCATGGACATCACCCTGGGCATTCCGCTGCCGGCCATCGAATACCTGGTCGGTTCCCGGCGCAAGGTCGTGTACTACTGGGCGGCGAAATCCCCGGGCACCGTTGCCGTGCCCGATGGCAAGGAAACGGATGCGGTGCGCTGGTGCGAGCCCAAGACAGCGGCCAAGTGGATGACCAATCCCTCCGATGTCGAACCGCTTCACGCGCTGGTCGCCGCGCACGAGGCCGGCAAGCTCGATACCGTCCCGTTCATCGTGGTGCGCCATGCCAAGGCCAAGCCTCGCTCGAGCTGGACCCGCGAGGAGGGCAGGCGCCCGCTGGCCGCCACCGGGCAGCGCCAGGCCCTGGCTGTGGCCCGGCTGTTGGCCGCCTGGCGTCCGGCCAAGGTGGCTTCCAGCCCGTGGACCCGCTGCGTGCAGACGGTCGCGCCCTATCTTCACCAGCACCGCTACACGGTGAAGCTGATGGCCCAGCTCACCGAGCACGAGGCCACACGCAACCCGGCCAAAGCCAGCAAGGCCATTGCCAAGCTGATCGACAAGGTCCGCCCGCAAGCTGTTTGCACGCACCGCCCGGTGCTGCCGCTGGTGCTGGAGGAACTCGCCTCGCGGATGGGGCGCAAGCTGGCAGCCCGGCTGCCGGCCGAGGACCCGTACCTGCGCCCCGGCGCGCTGATCGTGGCCCACCAGCCGGTGGCGGGAAAGGGGAAAATCGTCTCGCTCGAAATTTACGACGCATTCGCCGACTGAAACCACCCCGCCGGTGCCGCCGGCAACGGCGGCGCTGTAGGGTGGCAGTAACGCGGCGGTTCCACACGCGGGCCGCGCGCCGGCAGCGTTCGCACGCGGTAAGGAGCCCAAGATGCACATCCGTCACCAGCAGCCCGCCAAGATAGTCCACGAGGGCCTGCGACTGGACCACGACGAGGATCGCGGCCGCTATTCGCTGTGGCAGGGCGTCACCTACATCGGCTTCCTCGGTTACAGGGTCCAAGACGGGGTCGCCACCCTGCAGCACACCATCATCAACGAGGAATACGGGCGCCACGGCTATGCGCGCGCCCTGGTCACCCTCGTGCTGGACCAGATGCGCGCCCGCGGGCTGAAAATCATCCCGGAGTGCACCTACGTGGCCGGCTACCTGCGCCGCTACCCCGAATACAACGACCTGCTCGTCCGTGCCTGAACCAGGGCCCTGCGCCCCGTCCGCGGTCGAACCTGCCATCGTCGACCCCGCCGACCTGGACCGGGGACAGGTGCTGGCCTGTACGACGCCGTGGGCTGGAGCGCCCATACGAGGGATCCGAACACGCTGTTCGCCGCGTTGACCGGATCCTCGGCGGTTGCGGCGGCCCTGGCGGAGGGCGAGCTGATCGGACTGGCCCGGGTCGTGTCCGACGGCGCCAGCATCTGTTACCTGCAGGACGTACTGGTCCACCCGGAGCACCGGCGGACCGGGCTCGGCGCACGCCTGGCTTGCCTGCTGTTCGGTCGCTATCCGCGGGTGCGGCAGAAGGTGCTGCTCACCGACGGCGAACCGGGGCAGGCCGCCTTCCATGCATCGCTGGGCTTCTCGCTGGTCGGCGGGGACGACTCCCCTGCGCTGCGTTCCTTTGTCCGGTCCGACTGAGATAATCTGCTCCATCCGTTGATCTTTGTCTCAATGACTTGATACATTGAGACAAAGATCAATCCAGGGGGTTCCCGATGGGCACGCAATTCATGCAGGCACTTTCGGCGAGCGCGACATCGGCTGCAGTCCTTGCCGTCTTCGCCTACGCCGGGCTGCGCTTCATGGCAGGGAACCCCGGTTCCGGCCCCGCGGGCCTGGGAGTACCCCGGCATGCGGGATGGATCTCGGCCATCGCACTGGTGCTCATCCACCTGATCGGCTGGCACACCAGGCCGAAGCGGACCGGTTCCGTGCGCCGGGCAACGCTCCAGGCACGCAGGCTCTCCAGCTACCTACCGCGCAAGCTGACCTGGTTCTTCGCCGCCTGTGTTGCCTTGGCGCTGGCCGTGGCCGCCGCGTCGCTGGTCCGCCCCGGATATTCCCCGCAACCCCCGGGGCCGCTGTTCGATGCGGCAGGACTGTAGGTGGGGCACACCGCAGGTACTGCCGGACTGGTACCCGGCAGCGTTGCGGGTCCGCACTTCCTGGTTGCCATTGTGCTCCCGGCTGCCGCAACGGCGTTGCTGGTAGCGCTGGCGGTGCGCCGCCCACCGCTGGGCACCCTGGACGAGCAGGAAAACGATGCGCTGCGCCGGATCCGGGTGAACCGGCTCCTGCGCACCGGCTCCTGGGCCGTGTTGATCATCGGCGGCGCATCACTGAACTACGTGGACCGCCCGGTCACGGACCTCGGCCCGGTCTTCCTGCTGCCCCTGCTGAGCCTGATCGCCAACATCGGCCAGGGCCTGAGGCTGGTGGCTAGGGTGGTCCTCGTTCCGTGGGCTCCCCCGAAGCTGGCGCAGCGGCTCAGCCCCACCCCGGGAATGCGGGCCCTGACATGATCCCGGTACCCCGTCCCCCCGGTGGAAACACACCCTCAGACCGCACATGCCCGACCGGCCCACCCGGCGAGCGCACGCAACAGACGCCCACCACTCCCCTGCCGCACCGAAGGAACTCGCCATGACCACCTCGCTGTATCTGAACCTCGGTTTGAGCATCGCACTGGTAGCGGCCATCGTCTACGCGTGGCTGCGCCATCTCTCCTCCGGCAGGGGGCGTGAACACCCGCTGCTGGTGGTCAGGCGCCATGCCTGGTGGACGGCATTCATCGCC
This genomic interval carries:
- a CDS encoding NUDIX hydrolase: MLHLARSSDSAAIAEGGFSVVAAGAIPWRITDGTLEVLMIHRDRYDDWSWPKGKLDPGETAPEAATREVFEEIGMDITLGIPLPAIEYLVGSRRKVVYYWAAKSPGTVAVPDGKETDAVRWCEPKTAAKWMTNPSDVEPLHALVAAHEAGKLDTVPFIVVRHAKAKPRSSWTREEGRRPLAATGQRQALAVARLLAAWRPAKVASSPWTRCVQTVAPYLHQHRYTVKLMAQLTEHEATRNPAKASKAIAKLIDKVRPQAVCTHRPVLPLVLEELASRMGRKLAARLPAEDPYLRPGALIVAHQPVAGKGKIVSLEIYDAFAD
- a CDS encoding GNAT family N-acetyltransferase, with protein sequence MHIRHQQPAKIVHEGLRLDHDEDRGRYSLWQGVTYIGFLGYRVQDGVATLQHTIINEEYGRHGYARALVTLVLDQMRARGLKIIPECTYVAGYLRRYPEYNDLLVRA
- a CDS encoding GNAT family N-acetyltransferase encodes the protein MGWSAHTRDPNTLFAALTGSSAVAAALAEGELIGLARVVSDGASICYLQDVLVHPEHRRTGLGARLACLLFGRYPRVRQKVLLTDGEPGQAAFHASLGFSLVGGDDSPALRSFVRSD